The following is a genomic window from Chitinophaga caseinilytica.
TTCCGGCCGCGGAGGTCCGGACAGCCGTGATGGCGCCCTGGTTCGGGGAATTCGCACATCAAGCCCAAACCATCCGATCGTCGTCCATATCCAAAAGTTTACAAAATATCCTCATTGCCGAAAACTTTTACCGTCATTTCAACTACCTCAACGATTTCATCACCACCAATATTCCTGACAGAAAAACCGTGAATGAATTGATCGCTACCTTGTACGATACCATTCCCATCACGCCGAAATCCCCGCATCCCGGTCCGCAATACTGGACATTTACCGACAAATACATCCGCAACCTCGAAATCCGGGCGTTCATCCGGGTAAAAGCGGAGAACATCCCCGCTTCGGCTCCCATCCCCTGGTTCGGCATTTCGCTCGACAGCGCCAACGTGATCGTCAACCGGTACGGAAAGCCGTACTGGCGCTGGATCGGCACTATGCACAACTTCCCGGCGGATGTGGCCGAATCCTATAACTGGCAACAAATCCAGAACCAGTTTTCCGACCGCGATGTTTCACAGGCCTTGCCACTTGCGGAAGCTTTCCGCCAACGTTTCCCGAAAAGCCGGTTCCTTCCGGCCCTCAAAAAAATGGAAACCGCGCTGCGCGATTCGCTTGCCGTCAACCGCAAAAACAAAAACATCTCGATCGTTGAAGATTATGAACAGGTGCAGTCGATTTACGATGTCGTGAAAAAGTTGAATGGGAAAGTGGTGTACCTGGACATGTGGGGCACCTGGTGCGGCCCCTGCAAAGAGGAAATCCGCCACCTGCCTGCGCTTCGCGCATCGCTCGCGGGAAAGGACGTCGTATTTCTTTTCCTGGACGTGGATGACGATAACAAGGATGCGTCCTGGAAGGATTTCATCCGTGCCAACGGGATGGAAGGCCTCCACCTGCGGATGTCGCGCAAAACGGTTGCGCCCATCTGGAAAGAAATCCTGGCTAACCATCCCGACAAGTCGGAAAGCTACCCGCAATATTTCCTGTTCGACAAATCCGGCAAACTCGCCATAGCCAAAGCCCTCCGCCCGAGCGACGGCCCCGCGCTTACGCAGCAGATCGAATCGCTGCTCATGCCGTAAAAAAATCACCCGGTTCCTTGCGGGCCGGGTGATGAGTTATCTCCAGAATAAGTTACTTATAAATCAGTATTTAATGATGGAAGTGATATGGATGCCTTCGAAACAATCATCCATGCATCCGTTCGGCACGAAACCGGCGGTAGAAAGCATGCCGTTGTTCTTCGATTCGAAATACACTTTGGCATTATCCCGTTTCTTCAGCCAATCGTTTTTGGCTTTTGAGTAGACTTCGTCCATCGTAATGGCCGCTGCGCCTGCCGTGTGGGAGCCGATGGCATTTGCGTCCTCCGTCCATTCGCTGGTGATAACGGTCTGACCGGCGCCTTCTATTTTATAGCTGGAATATTTCCGTTCGGTGATTTTTCCGCCGACAACGGTGATCGTAGTATTGGCCCCGAAATTGAAAACGCTGCCCTGGCTAACTGTGTATTGGTATTTGTTAGCGGATTTCGATTTAAAATCGGCCCAGGCATCGTAGCTGCGCTCATACTCACTTTTGAATTCCATATTGCTTTTGCGGCAGGACGTCGCCAGTGTAACCAGGCACAGTAACAACAATGTGTAGATGTTATATTTCATAAAGGGAATTTTGTGTGAAACGGCCTCGTCGGCCATTTGTTACACTTCATCGGCATTTTTCCCGATATGGCGCCCTTCCAGCCACGCGAGCCCTCCAACAATAATTACCTGCAAAACCAGGAACGCTTTCCCGAAAAGCGTTGCACCACTGCTATAATACAGCAGCATACCGATGCTCACCACCGTCCATGCCCAATTGGCGACTACGAGCCACCTTACAGCGCGTGCGCGGACCGGTTTCATGAGCACCAGGCTCGCGGCCAGCAGGGCATATAGGCCCGTAACCGCCGCTATCAGCAACACCAACCGTTCCGGAAGCCCTAAGAACCGGCTCCACCAACCATAAAGCGCCAGGCCGGCGATGCCGGTTGTGCCACCGATAAAGGCGTCTGCCAGTAATATTTTTCGCAACCGCGGAATGTCCAGTAATTTCATATTATTGAGATGTCAGGCTAATTCATTCCGGCATTCCGGCCGGGGACTTCCATCGCAACGCTAGCGGCGCCAGCACCAATGCCACCAGGAACGCTGCAATCACCGTTACGATGAGGTTGCCGTATGCGGCAGACTGCCCGCCCGCCAGTAGCCTCGCCGTCACAACGATTCCCGTCCAGCCCAGTACCAATACCCAGTACCGCGGATTCACCGGTTGTGCAGGGAGACCATCTGCCGGGAGTTTCATCACCACCCACCCGATCGCCACGGCCCCGGCCAGGCTACTTCCATGTTGCAGCATTTTATATATCGGGATGTTGTGCCCCGCTATATCCCATTCACCGGAAAACACCGGCCACGCCTGCACGAAAAACCCGTGCGCATGCGTACATCCGTCCCACAACACATGCGAAGCTGCGCCAATCAACACGGAAACACAAACCACCGGCCAGTTTTCCGCGAAGTACTTCCGCCATGGATATTGCGCCATAGGCCGGAACCGCGCCTGCAAAAACCCCGGTAAATTGTTCACCAGCGCCGGCTTCACCAATTCATGAAACAAAAAAGCGATCACCAGCCCCAACGGCATACAAAAAAGCAACAATCCCCACAACGTATGGCTATACTCACTCTGCACCTTCATCCGCAGGAAATACTCGAAATCCGGCGCCATACTGCCCACAATGAGCCCCGTGGCGGAGGCAAGTCTTCGCGGCAATACGATTGCCGGGTGTGAAAAGGTAAAGGGCATAAAAAGGATTTATCGAACCACATCTTTAGCAATCACGTTCCAGTCGTTCCCGCCCAAACCTTTCGCGATCCACTCGTCCATCAGCGCAGCGATGGCCGGCATGATCGCCAGGTGGCCGCCTTGCTGCTGCACGGTATCGATGAAGATCTGTGTGTCCTTACGCGCCATGGCCAGCTCCCAGGAAGGTTTGGAATAATCGCCGCCGCTCATCCGCCGGATGCGGGCGGGCAGCATTTGCGCAGGGTTCCAGATTTCGAAGAGATTGCCCACATCGCGTGTGTTCTGGCCGAGCGCGCCCGCCAGTGCGAACGTGTCCCGCAAACCGGCCGTGAATGCCACCAGGAAGCAGTTCCCGATCAGTTTCATGGCAGCGGCCTTCCCCTCTTCGGGACCGAGGTCCACCAGTTGCCCGGTCATTTTTTCCAGCAGCGGGCTCACTTTTTCCACCGCCGCGCGATTCCCGGAAACGAGCATATAGCCGCTGCCTTCGCGGGCGTTGGCCGGGCCCATGAACACGGGCGCGTGGATGTAGGTGAAACCCTTCTCTTTCCAGGCTGCCGTTCTGGCGATGGCGCCTTCTTTTGTAGTAGTGGTATGATCGATGATGACGGTTCCGGGTTGCAGACCGGTTTCCGCGGCAGCCAGCACTTCGTCCACACTCTGATCGTCTTTGAGCGTAATATGTACGAATGCCGCTCCCTGCACGGCGCGCGCCGGTGTGGCAAAGACTTCCGCGCCCAGGGGCTCCAGTGCCGCAGCCTTTTCGGGGCTGCGGTTCCAAACCCTCACTTTGTCTCCTTTTTCGAGCATCGCCGTAACGAAATTCGATCCCAGCAAGCCCATTCCTAAAAATGCTTTCACCATGTCTTTCCGATTTTTAATTAAAGTTAAGGAATGCCGCGCGTAAAAAAGGCCGCCCGGTGAAGGCGGCCTATATCGTTATTGTTTCAGCAAAATATCGCGGAACTCCACTTTCATGGGCGGCCCCACATGCACTTGCAGGCCCAGCCAGCCTTTCAGCTTCCGGTTCGCGGTATCCTCGTCCGTCACTTCGCTCAGGAGTGTGCCGTTTACGAAATGCTGCAATTTGTTGCCTTTTGCCACCACACGGTATTCATTCCATTCATTCGGCTTGTAGACGGATTTGAGGGATGCGTCGTCGCCAAGGGTTCCGGTTACCTGCACGGGCGCCCAGGCGTTGTTCCTGATCCCGGCTTTCAGCGCAATGTCAGCAGCGGGAACGGTTACACGCTGGCCGCGATACGCAAGTGTGGTACGGGCGTATTCGTCGTAATTCTGTCCCAGGTACGCCCGCGCAGCATCGATGTCTGCCTGGTATCCGCGCAGGGTATGCGGCTCGTCTGGCACCACATCGCTGCGATAGTTGATGCCGCTGTTCCCGTCCGCTGTAATGCGGAACTGCGTCTTCAGTTCAAAATCCGCCGGCTGCCCGCCTTTCCAGATAATAAACGTATTGCGTGAAAGCGGCTTTTCCGGCGTGATCTCTCCCGTCAAAATGCCGTTTTCCACCCGCCAGTGTGCTGTATCGCCATCCCAGCCTTCGAGGTTTTTGCCATTGAAGATGGATGCGAACCCGCTGCCTTCCGCCGCTTCCGATGCAGGCGCGTTGCCGCCGCAATGCATGAACAGTAGCGCGATTGCGGCGATGGATATGCTTTTCGGATTGACTTTCATTTGCCTCATTACACGGATTATCGTACGGCTGCGCGTTTGCTGTTGGTAAAGATCGTGTCTTTCGGATTGCCGCCAGATTTCAGGTAAGCCATCAGGTCTACCAGCTCCTGCGGGCTCAACCGGTTGATCATGCCGGGCAACATGGGCGATACTTCAGACACACGTGTTTTCGACACGCTTTTCTTCGGCACTTTCCGGATGTCTTGCGGCGAGAATGGGTTTTGTGAAACGAAATATTGATCGTCGTCCTCGTTCGTCAACCTGCCGATGACACTGCCTCCGTCTTTCAGATAAAAAACGGTGGCGCCGTATTGATCGGAAATGGTTTTATTCGGATCGATGATCGATTCGAGGATGTCTTTATTGCTGAATCGGGTACCCAGCTGCGTGAGGTCCGGGCCGGCAACACCGCCCTGTCCTGCCAGGGTATGGCATTTCGAGCAAAGCGTAGCGGAGAACATCGCTTTCCCCTGTTCGAAATTGCTGGCCGAGAAACCAATGCTGTCTACCATTTTCACGGCGTCGTCCACTTTCCAGTTGCGGCCCGGGCCCTTTGGCTGCACGCCCGAAGCCACGGAAAAGTTTCCGCCGGCTTTCACGATCGAATCGCCCGAGATGTCATTCAACTGCGCGAATTGTTCTTTCGGCGCCAGCGCCAGCGCGTTTTTCCGGGCGTTGTTGATGTAGCCCACGAAACTGTTACCACCCTGGTACCCGAAAGCGCCCGCGTACCATTTAAAGTAAACCTGGCGCAGCGGGTCGGTCCAGCCGTTTTTCGCGCCGGAAAGCACCGTGGCGTAGAAGGTTTGCTGCGCGGGGGGCATTTTCGCCAGCATGCCCGCAATGGCCATGCCGTATTGCGGATTGCGCATGATGAGGTCTGAAGAAGACAGCAGGGATTGGCCGGCCGAGGTATCGTCTTTCGCGGAAGCCATCAGCTCCACCGTGATGCGCACCGCATCCGGCGCACCGATGTGCACGAGCAGTTTGCTGAGCAAACGGTTCATTTCGTTCGTCTTCGCCGGATAGAATGGCTGGAGCCACGCTGCCAGCATTACCTTCGACGCATCGTCGGGCATCCCCATCCGCGTGATCGTCACTTCCGCCGCACGCACCGCATCTATCTGGCTTTCGGGCGATAACTTCCCGAAATCGATCGTGGCCAGTTTGTGCAGGAGGCTGTCGCGCAGCGAAGAATCGCCCATCCGCGCCAGCGACAACGCCCCATGGATCAACGCCACGGGATCCGTCTCAGCGAACACTTTCCCCTGCCAATGTACCACTGGCTGATGTTCCAGCGCGATCCGGGCCGCATATCTCACGAACCGGTCGGGGTGTTTCAGTTGCGGCCAGGCGAAATCGACCGCCGCGGGATCAGGGCCATGGTGATATTTTTCGAGTTGCCGGCGCAGGGAATTTTCTTCCGTCAGCTTCGCCGGTTGCAGTTTATTGGAATAGTCGCCGGCGTTTTCGTGATACACGCGATACAAATCCGATTCCAGTTTGCGGCCGCCCGTGAGGAAATACAACGCTCCATCAGGCCCGATCACCCCGTCTGTCAAAGGCAGCGGTGATCCGGACAGGAACTCCTCGCCGGTAGCTTTATACGAACCGCCGTTGGGTTCCAGCTGAAGGGCATACACGATGCCGAAGCTCCAGTCGAACGCGAACATGGATTTCCGGTATTTCTCCGGGAACCGAGCATTGCCGCCGTACACCAGGTTGGTGGGCGAGCCCTGCCCGATGTTGATCACTGGCGGCAGGTTGTCTGGGTAGGTGGGCGACCATTTCATGGTACCCGTCCGCCAACCGAAATCGCTTCCACCGGTGGCATGGCAGATCCTTGTGGGACGGTACCAGGGCAGCCCGAAATCCCACTCCATATCTGAATCGTAAGTGAACAGATCGCCGGCGTCGTTGAACGCAATGTCGAACGGATTGCGGTAGCCGGCGCTGACCAGTTCCCAGTGTTTGCCTTCCGGATCGATTTTGGCGATCCATCCGCCGGGGGCTTTATGTTCACCGCATGCCCGTTGGGGTCTACCATCCGGGGGATCAGGTTATCTTCCTGCCAATTGCTGGGCAGCATGTACGCATCCATCTCCGGACATTTGGTGTGGTTGCCGGCGATGAGGTAAATGGATTGCCCGTCGGGCGAAAGGATGATGCTGTGCGGCCCGTGCTCGCCGGAACCTTCCATGGCTTTGAGCAGGGTAACTTTATCGAACTGGTCGTCGTTGTCCGTGTCCTGCAGCCGGTACAGACCGCTCCCCTTATCGAATTGGTCGTTGGCCGAATGGTTCACCATCACGTACAGGCTATTGAAAGCGTACAACAGCCCCTGCGCGAAGCCCATGGTCACTTTCGTGCGCACGGAATCGGTGCCGGGGATGGTGTCTTTACCGAAGCCCAGCGGCTCGATGCTCACTTGCTGCGTGCTGTCGGCCCCGATGGGCGGGAGTTTCAGCCGGTACAGGGCGCCGAATTGGTCAGACACGATGAGGCGGCCCTTGTCATCGAAGGTCATAGCCACCCAGGAGCCGCGCCCGCTGTCCGACGGACTGAAAAGATGTTCGGCGATGAAACCGTCCGGCAATTTGAGTTTGTCCGTTTTCGGATCGGCCGGCCGCGCGGGCCGTTCGTTACAGGAAGATGCGCCGGCGAGGCAGGCAGCCAACACTACCGGCAAGCATTTCCACAGGGAAATTCCAGGTATACGCATGGTAATAAAAACTGTATGGTGGAACGCGAAACGTCTCCACAACGTGGTTGAATTTGGTTTCTACAATATAAGTAGCGCGAAATAAAATTTCAGCAGAATGTGACGGATAGCGCCGATTTCACACAAACAGTTATAAATCAATCCGATGCATCATCTCCATCTTCCTTGTCCTTTTCCACTTCCGGCTCCCGCCTGATGTGCAGGTCGCGCTGAGGGAACGGGATAACGATCCCCTGTTCGCGGAAAGCCTTATGTATGGCGAAGATCAGCTCGCTTTTGGCGACCATCCCGGCACGCAGGTTCCCCGTCCAGAAATACAACTGTATCTCGATGGCGCTGTCCCCGAATTCAGACGCCCAGACTACGGGCTCGGGGAAAGCCAGGATGTTGTCGTTAGATTTCATGGCCTTCTTCAGGATGGATTCTACCAGCTCCAGGTCCGAATCGTAGGCCACGCCTACCATGAGGGTGTTGCGGCGCATGAGTTTCTGGATGTTCCAGTTCACCAGCTGATCGTTGAGCAGCTCGCCGTTGGGGATCACGAGGTGGGAACCCTCAAGCGTCTGGAGAAGACTGCTGCGGAAGCCGATGGATTTCACCGTGCCGGCTTTCCCTTTTACTTCCACGAGGTCGCCCACGTTGAGGGGTTTCTCGAACGCCAGGATCACGCCGCTCACGAGGTTGTTCACGAGCGACTGCAACCCGAAACCGATCCCCACGCCCAGCGCGCCCAGTACGAACGTGGCCCTGTCTATGGGAATGCCCGCCACGGCGAATGCCAGCAACAGACCCAGCACGAAAATGAAGATGCGGACCACCAGCAGCCAGCTTCCCAAACCGGCCGGACTTCCCGCATCCGCCGGATGCCCGGCCTTGTCTGACGCGAAAAACGACACGATTTTGGAAATGATGGACGCGAGTATAAGGATGGCAAAAAAGGCCAGTACACTGAAAAACGAGAACGTATATGCGCCAACGGTACGTTGGTCGAACAGGAAATCTTCCAGCGGTTGTGTAACGAGGTTGAAAACGTAAAAAGTTCTGGCGAAAAGATAGAACCAGCCGATGACGAGAAATACGTAGAAGAACCGCGGGGCCTTCCGCCCTACTGCGGCGAAGTTCACGAAGAACAGCTGGCGTTCCGGGGTCTGGTAAATATCAGACGCCAGCGTGAGCGCCTCGTTGATGAGGCGTACCGTCCACAAAAACATGATGGCGATCACGACGCTGATGAACCCACTCACCATCAAACCCTTCGCGAGATTGAAACGCCCGGTCAGGTTGGCGATGATGGATAATGCCTCCACGATCACCACGAACCAAATGAAATAAACGATCCATTGTTCGCGGAGCTCCGCGCGGCGCCCGCGGGCCAGGTACCAGCTTCCCACCAAAATCCCGCCGGCAGCCAATATGATCATGCACCAACGTTCCGGCCGTGATGCCTGCAACACGAAATTATCGGCGCAGGCCAGCAGGAACAGCAGCCAGATCATCCACCAAAACCGCATCCAGTAAGCCGTGATGAAACGCCGGAAAATAATCGTCAGACAGGTGGAAGCGATCACCCACAGCAGGCAGATGAACACCCACGGCGGATCGGGAAAAATGAACTGGAAGATGCAAACCACGATCATAACGGCCGACAATACAGGATAGCGCAACACGAGCTGCCCGTCGAAATCCTTCCGCAACAGCCCGTTGGTGGCCACTTTCCGGCGGAGGGTACGCAAAAATATGGTGCAGAATAACGTAAGAACGGCCAGGATGGCGAGCTTGCCAGGATTATTGCGGAAGTAAAACCAGAGGATCAGCCGGTTCTTTTCGAACGCCTGGTGCAGGATTTCGTTCATGGGCCTGGCGTGCAGCGGCGGCACATTCAGGCCGCTTACTTCCTGCCGGAACGTTTGCTCCGACAAGTCCCTTTCATACCGCTCAATCTGTTCCAGCCCGGATTGCAGCTCATACACGGTCAAATCCAGCTGATCCTTGATGTGCTGCACATTGTGCAGCGAACCGGCCAGGATACTGTCTATCGGCGAAACTTCCCTCGCCGCCACATACAACTTGCGGACCACAGGCAGGAACTCCGCCGTATCCACCGGTATGGTGTACAGCTGCGGATTGCTGGCGATGGAATCGAAATTATGGCGGAAGCCCACGAGCTTTTTCCTGTAGGCGTCTACCTGCGCTTTCCGCGCGTTGGCGCGCTCCAGCAGCTCACGGATCAGTTTGTAGGAAGTGGTCAGGTTCCTTTCCGTCTGCAACGCGCCGGTATTTTTGAAAACGCCGTCGCTGGCGATCTCGAAACGCTGGCGGATGGCGGACAGTTCCTTTTTGATGGCGTTGGTATCGAGACTGGCTTTCAGAAAATCGCGGGTATGACGGATGGTGCGCAGCAGCTCGTCGAGCAGGGCGTCCTGCATATTGGCGGAATCATGCTGCCGGTATTTGGCCGCATATTCGGCGGGCGCCGCTTCCAGCATCCTGCGCAAAGTTTGCGCTACGGAGTCGCTGACATGCCGCATCACCGAATCAGGATGCTGCCCGCGAACGGAGGAAGATGCCACGCAACAGAGCGCGCAAATGAGGAAACAACGGAAGTAACTGCTGAATAGCATTTTCATATTCAACAATTTACAAATTTTTTCTGGCAGAACGCGTGGGTTACTTGTCCGGATTTTTCTTTTCACGCAACGCTGCTTCCAGGTCGGCTACCCGTTGCAAAACGGTGTGGAAGCGGGTTTGACCGGCATTCAGGGGATGCGTTCTCACCTCCAGCAGCAAGCGTTCCGCCACATCCAGTTCACCGAGTTGGATGGCGTAATCGGCGCGGAGCGACATTACTTTGAAAAGATTATCGCATGGCAGATGGCGGTCGCGGTCGATGGCTTTGTCCAGCAGCGCCGGAACTTTTTCGAATTCGCCTTCATCGTCTTCGAACCGGTAGGCGTAATCCAGCACGAGGGCGAGGCGTTTGCCGGCCGCGGCGGTTTCGGCGGAGATAGTGGGATCCTCCGGCGCATCGAGCTTCCGGCCCACGCGGATGCAATTGCCCGCAGGGTCGGAAAACATGAATTCCCTGACACCGTAGGCTTTGTCGCGGATCTCGCTGATGCGCGGGAGGCCGCGGGTGGGGAGTTTTCCTTTTTTGTTGCGAAGGCCGGTGGTAAACTGTTCGTACAGCCTGTCGGCTTCATCGGCCAAAACGTAGCAGGTGTGATAGGACGTTTTAGGATCGTGATGGCTTATGGCATAGAAATCCAGCCGTATCCCTTCTTTTTCCACGATGGCGTATGGGTTGGGCGCCTTCTGGCGATAGGTGACTTCAAACCCGATCTGGCGGTAGAAATCGAGCAGGGTATCGAGGTCTTTACAGGGAAGGATGGGAATCGTCCGGTTCATATGCGCAATATTTTAGGGCAAAATTCCGCGGACGGGAGCGCATGGAATTGTACAGTTGCGACATTATTCCTCCGGGAAAGGAAGCCCGGCGATCGCCTTGCGGTATTGACCCGGCGGCATGCCCGCCAGTTCCCGGAAATCGCGGATAAAATGGGCCTGGTCGTAATAGCCGCTGTCGAGCGCAACGTCCGTCAACCGGCGGTTCCCGGGAATTTCCCCCACCGCCCGCTCGAAACGGAGGATCCGGCTGTATGTACCGGGCGATAAGCCGGTGCCATTCCGGAACGTGCGCTCGAACTGCCTGCGCGAAGTATTGAAACGTTGCGCCAGCGCATCGATCCCTTCAACCATTCCCCCGAAAGCCAATTCCCGCGCGGCGGCCGGAACGACCTCAGCATGCCGGCCGGGTGCAAGTGCAGACAGGAATTCCCCCGCCAGTTGCGCCCTTTCCCCATTTCCGGCGGCCGACAGCATACGCCGCTGCCATTGATCTGCGGTCTTCCCCAAAACGCTGCCCAATTCGGCAAAGGCACCGGTCAGTTCGGTGGCCGGCATCCCGAACAGCGCCGGGACCGCGCCGGGCAACAGTTCCACCCCGAAAATCCCCGACCGTTCAGCAGACACGAATTGCCGGTGTGCGGCCGACTGCCCCTGGAAGCCCGCCAGGAACGAGGGCTCCCATCCACCGCCTGCCGTTTCCGAACCAAAACGTCCCTCATAATGAAAAACGATCCTCGCGGCGCCCGTGGCAATGGAAAGATGGCGCAGCTCCTTTCCCGGGACCGGCGCCATCTCTCCCACCCAGAAACACTTCACGAACCCGGAAAGCTGTGCTGGCGGAGGTATTTTATAATATTGCATGTTGGTGTGCTGAAGGGGCAATTTAAGGATTCTTCCGTCATTTCGCAGCAACGGCATCGAGGAACTCGATGACCAGGGCGGCCGTGCGGGCTGGCGCGTTACTGGCGGGATCGAGTGCGGCGGCTTCGCCCAGGTACGTGCCGTGCGCGCCTGGGAAAATGGCGAGCTGGCCGTTCGGGAACAACTGGTACATCTCCACGGTATGCGCCATGGTGGCCACGTCATGATTGCCTGCCAGCACGAGCACCGGCTGTTTGATGGCCCGCAGCATATCGGGCTGCCAGTCTTTGAATGTGAGCAAGCGCCCCATCAGTTTGGCGACGAAGGTATCAGGGTCCGGTTGCGGCGATGCGGTCGTATAAGCGTTTCGCAGCACAGGTGGCATCCCCGCGGCGTCGGCTTTCCGGAACATCGCTTCCAGCCCGGGCACCCAGCCTTCCTTACGGTAAAAAACGGAAGCCACCACCAGTCTGCGCACTTTTCCGGGATGGCGCATGGCCAGCATCATGGCGGAATTGCCGCCGTTGCTGAAACCCATGACATCGGCCTGTTGTACGTTGAGCTGGCTCAGCAAAGCCGCGGCATCGTCTGCGTCCTGCTCGAAACTGAAAGGCGTTTTCCGGTCGGCCGTATGGCCATGGCCCTGCAGCTCGATCGCGATCACACGCCGACCGGCCGACAACGCCGGCAAAACCCTGCCGAAAGTGGTCCCGATCGTAGAACCGCCGCCATGCAGCAATAATAAAGGCACGCCATTGCCGGCCCCGTGGATTTCATAATACATGCGCAGCCCGTTCACATCGGCATAGCCGGTTTTCACGGCCGATGAATCTTTAGTAGCGGCGAACGACGGGATATTCAGTAGTAAAGTCAAATAAAAGAGGTATTTCATGATGGTTGTTTTTGTGCATGGGATATCCGTTTACCACAACCGGCCAGGTTGCAGCATTACGTTACCGCATGTACGAATTTGTAGGAATAATGTTATTGCATCAAGCGCCCAGTGCGGCTTCCATGCGATCGAGCATTTGCAGCCAGCTGGGGTAAGCGCCGGTCCTGCGGGCGATGTTTTCCGGCGCGGCCTGGTGGATGGTGATCTCCGTTTTGTTGGCGGCAAGCGCGTGGAAGGATACGGTCACCAGGGTTTCGTCTGGCCACTCGGGGTCCATGCCGGCCTGGGCGGAAGTGCGGCGGATGCCGTTCTCATCTGCCAGGGCGATGTTGTACACGATCTTTTCCGGCGAATTGATGTCCAGGTACTCACCGACACACCAGCAATCCTTTCCGTCCGGCGTGTGGATGCAGGAGTGGAAATGGCCACCGGGGCGGATGTCGAGCTTTTCGAAATGGATGCTGCAATCGTTGGGCGCGAACCATTTCGGGAGGTGTTCAGGGTCTGTCCAGATGCGGAAAACCAGTTCTCTCGGGAAGTTGACCGTCCGCGAGATGAATACGTCATTTGTTGCGGGGCTTGCCGCGTTGGATGTGCTTTGCATTTTTCGGTTTTTTTAGTTCTGTTCCGATGGTGAGCAGGTAGGATTCCATGGAGTCGAGGGTTTTGCTCCAGGCTTTTGCGTATTGCGCCACCCAGTCCTGCACTTCCGACAGTGCTTCGAGGCGCGCTTCGCAATGGCGCTCCCTTCCCTCCTTGCGGATTACCACGAGCCCGCATTCTACCAGCAGCTTCACGTGCTCGGAAACGGTGGGCCGGCTGGTGTCGAA
Proteins encoded in this region:
- a CDS encoding mechanosensitive ion channel family protein — translated: MKMLFSSYFRCFLICALCCVASSSVRGQHPDSVMRHVSDSVAQTLRRMLEAAPAEYAAKYRQHDSANMQDALLDELLRTIRHTRDFLKASLDTNAIKKELSAIRQRFEIASDGVFKNTGALQTERNLTTSYKLIRELLERANARKAQVDAYRKKLVGFRHNFDSIASNPQLYTIPVDTAEFLPVVRKLYVAAREVSPIDSILAGSLHNVQHIKDQLDLTVYELQSGLEQIERYERDLSEQTFRQEVSGLNVPPLHARPMNEILHQAFEKNRLILWFYFRNNPGKLAILAVLTLFCTIFLRTLRRKVATNGLLRKDFDGQLVLRYPVLSAVMIVVCIFQFIFPDPPWVFICLLWVIASTCLTIIFRRFITAYWMRFWWMIWLLFLLACADNFVLQASRPERWCMIILAAGGILVGSWYLARGRRAELREQWIVYFIWFVVIVEALSIIANLTGRFNLAKGLMVSGFISVVIAIMFLWTVRLINEALTLASDIYQTPERQLFFVNFAAVGRKAPRFFYVFLVIGWFYLFARTFYVFNLVTQPLEDFLFDQRTVGAYTFSFFSVLAFFAILILASIISKIVSFFASDKAGHPADAGSPAGLGSWLLVVRIFIFVLGLLLAFAVAGIPIDRATFVLGALGVGIGFGLQSLVNNLVSGVILAFEKPLNVGDLVEVKGKAGTVKSIGFRSSLLQTLEGSHLVIPNGELLNDQLVNWNIQKLMRRNTLMVGVAYDSDLELVESILKKAMKSNDNILAFPEPVVWASEFGDSAIEIQLYFWTGNLRAGMVAKSELIFAIHKAFREQGIVIPFPQRDLHIRREPEVEKDKEDGDDASD
- a CDS encoding VOC family protein → MNRTIPILPCKDLDTLLDFYRQIGFEVTYRQKAPNPYAIVEKEGIRLDFYAISHHDPKTSYHTCYVLADEADRLYEQFTTGLRNKKGKLPTRGLPRISEIRDKAYGVREFMFSDPAGNCIRVGRKLDAPEDPTISAETAAAGKRLALVLDYAYRFEDDEGEFEKVPALLDKAIDRDRHLPCDNLFKVMSLRADYAIQLGELDVAERLLLEVRTHPLNAGQTRFHTVLQRVADLEAALREKKNPDK
- a CDS encoding helix-turn-helix domain-containing protein; amino-acid sequence: MQYYKIPPPAQLSGFVKCFWVGEMAPVPGKELRHLSIATGAARIVFHYEGRFGSETAGGGWEPSFLAGFQGQSAAHRQFVSAERSGIFGVELLPGAVPALFGMPATELTGAFAELGSVLGKTADQWQRRMLSAAGNGERAQLAGEFLSALAPGRHAEVVPAAARELAFGGMVEGIDALAQRFNTSRRQFERTFRNGTGLSPGTYSRILRFERAVGEIPGNRRLTDVALDSGYYDQAHFIRDFRELAGMPPGQYRKAIAGLPFPEE
- a CDS encoding alpha/beta hydrolase, whose amino-acid sequence is MKYLFYLTLLLNIPSFAATKDSSAVKTGYADVNGLRMYYEIHGAGNGVPLLLLHGGGSTIGTTFGRVLPALSAGRRVIAIELQGHGHTADRKTPFSFEQDADDAAALLSQLNVQQADVMGFSNGGNSAMMLAMRHPGKVRRLVVASVFYRKEGWVPGLEAMFRKADAAGMPPVLRNAYTTASPQPDPDTFVAKLMGRLLTFKDWQPDMLRAIKQPVLVLAGNHDVATMAHTVEMYQLFPNGQLAIFPGAHGTYLGEAAALDPASNAPARTAALVIEFLDAVAAK
- a CDS encoding SRPBCC domain-containing protein translates to MQSTSNAASPATNDVFISRTVNFPRELVFRIWTDPEHLPKWFAPNDCSIHFEKLDIRPGGHFHSCIHTPDGKDCWCVGEYLDINSPEKIVYNIALADENGIRRTSAQAGMDPEWPDETLVTVSFHALAANKTEITIHQAAPENIARRTGAYPSWLQMLDRMEAALGA
- a CDS encoding metalloregulator ArsR/SmtB family transcription factor is translated as MERRRDVFQAIADPTRRGIIELLASQPLTMNAIADYFDTSRPTVSEHVKLLVECGLVVIRKEGRERHCEARLEALSEVQDWVAQYAKAWSKTLDSMESYLLTIGTELKKPKNAKHIQRGKPRNK